A stretch of DNA from Halobacteriovorax vibrionivorans:
TTAAAATATCGCTATAGGCCATAGTTTGAATTTCCTCGTGTATACGTGTGTTGTGTTCGTGAGGAATACAATAGCTTATTTTTTTTAGAATTAAAATAGCGAAACCACGCATTAGAGCGTGGTTTCAATATGTTTTACTATTTTTTTCTTACATTTTTTGAAATTAGCGAATCACTAGGCGGTCACCTGCACGAATTTGTCTCTTCTTAATGATTTTTAGGTTAGAGACAATTAGTGTATCTAGGCTAACTCCCGTTTTACGAGAAACAGACCAGAGAGAATCTCCTCTTTTCACAGTGTAGAATTGTGATGGATTACTGATCTTTTTCCCACGTCTCTTAGCGACACGGATACGGTTACGATATTTTCTTTTACGAATGACAGACTTACGAGGTTTATCATATAGGTCCGCATACATATTATCTTTCTTACTCTGTCCAATTCTAAATGGAAGAGTCACATAAGTTCCTCTTGGAACACGAGAGCGGTGAGACTTGTAATTATCATTTAGCCAAGTAAGAACCTTCTTATCTTTGATTTTAAACTTTCTTGCTACATCATCAAGACGAGTTTTACGACCTCTTACACGATATTTTTGAAAGACTTCTTGGGAAGCAATATACTCTTCTTTTTTAGCTGAACAACAAGCTGCCCACGTCTCTCTTTTTCCTACAGGAACTCGAAGCGTATATGTTTCATGCGTTGGTGGTGTAAACCATCTTTGAATTTCTGGATTTAAATAATGAAGATCATCAAATTCAACATTTAAATCTTTTGCAATTTTAAATAAATCCGCTCCGCCAGGAACTTGAATTTCTTGAAAATCAAGAGGCTCATGCCAATCGATTTCTTCAAAGCCAAATGACTTTAAGTTTTTACCAATAATGGCCAATGCCATAATTTTTGGAACATAATTCTTTGTCTCAGGCTTTAGATATCGACCTCTTCTTATCTTCCAAAAGTTTTTTGTTCGGTATCTTCTTATCGCTCTTCCCATCTTACCTTCACCTGCATTATAAGATGCAGCGGCAAGCTCCCAAGAACCAAATTGCTTATATAATTTTTTTAAGTATTTTGATGCTGCGATTGAAGACTTAATTGGGTCTCTTCTTTCATCAACATACCAATTTACCTCAAGGCCATAACGACGACCTGTATATGGCATGAACTGCCATGGGCCAACTGCTTTTGCCCAAGACTTTGCTTTTGTTTGAAATCCTGATTCGGCCATTGCTAAAAAGATTAAGTCCTGTGGAAGTCCATTGTCTTTTAGAACTTTAGAGAGGATCGGCGCATATCTTCCGGCCCTTCCTGAATATCTTTGAAAGAAGCCTCGTCCTCTTCCTGTGAAATATTTAATCCACTTCTTAACAGCGGCATTATAAACAACAGGAATATCAAAATAATTATTTTCAAGATTTAAGTGCTCAGCACCATATAAGAAATAAGTTTTGATTTCGTGACTTGCAGGGTGCTCAATAACAGCAGAACCAACAATTTGATCACTAGAAAACTCTGCACCATGTTTTGCAGTTCGAGCAATGATCTTTTCTTCAGAGAAATCAGCACCATCGAGATTCTCATCTTCAGTACTAAATGACTCCGTAATCTCTTTTGGACTTGGAACGTCTTTTTCTGTACTGATGCACG
This window harbors:
- a CDS encoding lytic transglycosylase domain-containing protein, translating into MRKNGLLLLVLGQLLFSCISTEKDVPSPKEITESFSTEDENLDGADFSEEKIIARTAKHGAEFSSDQIVGSAVIEHPASHEIKTYFLYGAEHLNLENNYFDIPVVYNAAVKKWIKYFTGRGRGFFQRYSGRAGRYAPILSKVLKDNGLPQDLIFLAMAESGFQTKAKSWAKAVGPWQFMPYTGRRYGLEVNWYVDERRDPIKSSIAASKYLKKLYKQFGSWELAAASYNAGEGKMGRAIRRYRTKNFWKIRRGRYLKPETKNYVPKIMALAIIGKNLKSFGFEEIDWHEPLDFQEIQVPGGADLFKIAKDLNVEFDDLHYLNPEIQRWFTPPTHETYTLRVPVGKRETWAACCSAKKEEYIASQEVFQKYRVRGRKTRLDDVARKFKIKDKKVLTWLNDNYKSHRSRVPRGTYVTLPFRIGQSKKDNMYADLYDKPRKSVIRKRKYRNRIRVAKRRGKKISNPSQFYTVKRGDSLWSVSRKTGVSLDTLIVSNLKIIKKRQIRAGDRLVIR